One Pyrococcus furiosus DSM 3638 genomic window, ATGGAAAATACGGTCAGCTCTGCAATTAAGAAGAGGAAGGTTATCGAGTCTAGATCGACTTCAATCCCTAAAAGTCTAGAATAACCTCCAACAACTCCCCCCTGGGAAAAGGGTAATAGTATTACAGGGAGAAAGACTCCAAGTAAGTAGAGGACTTTTACCTCAAGGGTTAGGGGGAGTTTGAACCTTGCCCTTATACTTCCCTCTATCTTAAGGCTCCCAAATAGATAAATTAATAGTGAGAATATGGCTGGAAGAAGTGCGAGTATTGAGGCGTTCATTCCTTCCTCCCCCCCATTACAAGGGCCAAAGCAAGACCTGTCACGGCTACATCAACGACTATTGTTGTCAACATTAAAACTGTTGGAAGGGGATCAACTGGATTCGAAAACCCCTTAAGCGGGGGAGCAGTTCCCAAATGGGAGCCCTTGTTTACGAAGAATACCACAACTCCTAGAGCCAATATGTTGAGGGAGAGAAGTTGCTTGAGTTTCCCCTTATTCACTATTATTCCAAAGAGGCCTATGATTATAAGCAACACATAGATCATTTTCAATCCCTCTCTAGGACTGATATCAAAGCATAAAACATGAGCGTAAATGCAGCTCCAACTTTTAGGCCTATGAAAACGTTGGCTGGAACAACATAAACTTCCGATGGTCTTAGG contains:
- a CDS encoding cation:proton antiporter subunit C; this encodes MIYVLLIIIGLFGIIVNKGKLKQLLSLNILALGVVVFFVNKGSHLGTAPPLKGFSNPVDPLPTVLMLTTIVVDVAVTGLALALVMGGRKE